The genomic stretch GGTTTTTGTCTTTGCTAAAAGTTCTTTGGCATCTTCGGCTTTCTGAAGTTTATTTAATTGTATGTGCCATGCGGTGCAGAAGTAGAACAGTTCTTTATATCAGATTCTGAACAAAATATTATAAAGTAAAAAAGTTTTCTTTTCAGAATTATTAATTGCTGATAAAAATACTTGAATAATAGGAGGGAAATAATTGAGTTATATAAGGTTAGCTAAAATTGAAGATGTAGCTATTATGAGTAGAATACACGCTTTAACGTGGAAAGAAGCTTATAAAGGTTTGATACCGCAAGAATATCTAAATGAGATTTCGGAAGATAAGTGGATCAAGCCATTTACCGATGCGTTATCTAATAAATTGCATGAAGCGGCGATAATAAATAATGGAGAAACTGATACTGGATGTGTTTGTTTTGGCAAATCGCGTGATGGAGAAGCTGGATACGGAGAGATCATATCGATATATGTTTTACCAGCATATTGGTCAACTAAGCAAGGTTATGAATTAATGAATTTTGCTTTAAATAGATTGAAAAAGCAAAATTTTGATTATTGTCACCTTTGGGTTTTAGAAGGCAATACGAGAGCTTTGAATTTTTATGAAAGGTATGGGTTCAGAAGTGATAATAAAGTAAGAATAATTAATATTGCAGGGGTAAATTTGAGAGAATTAAGGTATTCTATTAAACTATAATATTAGCCTGTTAAATAAAGAAGATGAAAAATTTAAAAAAGCTATAGGTAGGAATAGTGAAGAGCATTTTGAACATTTATATTTTGATTTATTTTATGTTTTTAATACAAGCTATTGGGTATAAATATCTCTGAGAACAAAAATCTTATAAAAGGAGAGACCTTGTGATGAGCAAAAAGATTGAAAACATATTAAAATTTGGAATGAAGATGGAGAAAAATGCACAAGACTTTTATTCTTTCTATGCAAATAGCCTGCAGGATGAGACTTTAAAAAAACTTTTTGAAGAGTTTGTAAAGATTGAGCAGGAACATTATAAGTATCTTGAGAATATTCTAAAAAGTCTGGGCAGCCAAGAACCACCAATTTCAATTTCATGGGTTGTAGATGACCAAAACAAGATGGTTGACCCGCATATATTAGTTGATAACTCCAAAATTTTGGAAACTGACTTTTCAGACCTTACAATTTTAAGGCTTGCATATCTGATTGAGAGCGATTTTGCAGCATTTTATAAACATGCTGCTGAAAAGGTTGAAGATGGCAATGTAAAAGGTTTGCTTCTACATCTTGCAAAGTGGGAAGAGGAACATGAGAAATTCTTTAAAGACAGGTACCACAGTCTTATGAAAAAAGAGTGGGAAGAAATTGATTTGTTCTAAAAAAGACCTACAAAAAGCAGTAAGGGAGCAGTCTTTATTCTATTTTTTAGACAGCTCCCTTTAAATTTTTTTTAAATTATTTTTGAACATAGTTTTACTTTTGTCTATTTCTAACATGTTTGTAGAATAGATGCTGGTAAGAAAATTTCCACTTTGAGCATATAACAACAATAGCAGTTAGGATAAGTAAGAATATGGCAATCATGGCATTCTGAGTTCTTTCTTTTTTGGCAGCAGCAAAGTATAATGTCTTTGAAGGATCTTCCCCACCTATCATTATCTTTTCAGGAGCTTCCCTCATCAATCTACTTCTTTCTTCTATAGCGTTTAAAATTTGAACTGGTATTTTATTTAATGCATCTTTTATTATGCCAAAATCCCATATATGATTTTCGTAACCTTTTGCACCAGCACACCACCAATTTCCATCACCTGATACTGCGTATAATGTCATTTCTCCAATATTGACAATTTTTACATCACTCTTCATGCCCCGTTGTACCAAATATTTTTCCAAATTATTTACTGCATTACCCAATGAATCATTACCAAACACTCCAGTATTCACTATATAATTGTTCATTTTACTATCCCACTCGATAAGAAGATATCCAACAGGTATATTATCGTAATATACAATTCTTGCCCATCCATTGTCTACAAATTCAGTATTAAAAACATCTTTCCAAGAGTTAAATCTCAAATTTTTAATTTTATCTTTTACCTCATCTCTTACAATATGATATGGACGCCCATTTTCAGCTATTTTAACTTCAGTTGGAATATGAAATACCCTGTAATATTCATACTCTTTGCTCAACTTGAATTTTTCAATGTTATACGGTCCATTGATATTTGTTATTTCATTTAACGATTGCAGCATAGGTGAGTCTTTTATAGAATTTTTAATAAGAGTACTGATATAAAGATTGAGCCATGACTCGGCTAAGTACTGCCTTCTGAGTATATTAATTTCATCATTGTGGTCGATTGAATAGCTTGCTCCAGTAGCTGAAAATGTCGTAAAGAAAAGCAACAAAAAGGTCATTACAAAACCAATATATACCTTATTCTTTTTCATTCTATTTCACCCCCCTGTTATATCAATATGGTTTAAATACTCTTATCGCATCTAAGTAATCCTGGTAATTGTCATTATCCCTCAACTCAGAATCAGGAATACTAATTACTCCACCTATAGCTGGATCCATAATCATTATATAATTTTGTAGATATCCATTTGAGTCAAAATATTGCTATATACCATTTAAAATAACAAAATGATTTTGACTTACTGTTGCTGTAATTACTAATCCTATTGGACTTTTATAATTTACAATTTGCTCTGCAATTTGCCCATATGAAATTATCCAGCCACTTACTGGTATCATGCGTGTAGAACCAACACCATAATAGCTCAGTGCTCTTTGTATATCATAAAGAGATGCAGGTTTATTTACATAGCTTCCATAAATATATTTCACTATATCCCACTGTGTTGCCTCTCTTCCAAAACCTAAATAGTTTTTGCAATAGTAAAGTATTGACTCACTTCCTGCTGCCCAGCACCAATTTGAATATGCCTGACTTACCTTTTTAACTGGAAGTTCAACATACGTAACTGTATTTTCTGCAAACGCATCACTAAGGTTCAGTAAGAGTAATGTAAAAAACACAATAACACTAATCACGATTCTTTTGTACCTTCCCTTTTTTAGTAATTTTCTGACCATATCTTCTCACTCTTTCGTTTTTTAATTCTATTTCATTTAAGAACCTTTAATTATAATTTATAACTGCTGTTTTAATTTCAATTCATAATATTGTTTTTTTTGCAATATTCTGCACTCAATCTTACATTATTTTGTCTTGCCAAAGATAAAAATTTACCCTGGACTGTTTTCTGTTTTTAAATTAAACCAATTACTATATTTTTTGCACTCCAATTACACACTTAAAAAACAAACATAAATCCAAAGGGAAAAATCACATGAAATGACCGTTGTGAACTGATTCAAAGTTATCTTTATTAGACATAAAAACCTCTCGCAAAGCTTTAAAATTCTGCAATTAAAGAAAGTGGTTTTAAAATCGCGTCTTTTTCACCTGAATTCTTATCGATATGATATAATATTTGATGTTGATTAATATAGGACAATTTTAAAATACATTTAATCAGGAGAGATATACAGCAATGTCAAGAATAGAAAAAGATTTCTTGGGCAGTATTGAACTTTCTGACATTGAACTTTATGGAATTCACACAAAACGCGCTTTTGCTAATTTTAACGTCTCTGGAAAGAGTGTTGACAAAGATTTAATAAAAGCGTTTGTCATGGTCAAAAAAGCGTGCGCAATTGCAAATTATGAAGTTGGTCTTTTGGATGAAAAAATTAAAGACGCTATTGTCTTTGCATGTGACGAAATTTTGGCAGGAAAATATGATGACCAGTTCATTGTAGACAGATTCCAGGGCGGTGCGGGAACATCTACAAATATGAATGTAAACGAAGTTATTGCAAATGTAGCCTTAACTCACATTGGAAGAAAACCAGGTGAGTATGACATAATTCATCCAATCAATCATGTTAATATGTCACAGTCAACAAACGATGTGTACCCTACAGCCCTGCGAATTGCTACAATATGGAATGTAAGAGAGCTTTCAGAAGAGTGTGCAGAGCTTCAAAAAAGCCTCCAGAAAAAAGAACATGAATTTGAAGATGTAATCAAGGCAGGAAGAACACAGCTGCAGGATGCCCTGCCTGTAACACTTGGTCAGGAGTTTGGTGCATATGCCCAAGCCATCTCACGCGACAGATGGAGACTATACAAGGTTGAAGAGCGGCTAAGAGTTGTCAATCTCGGTGCAACTGCTGTTGGCACAGGAGTAAACGCACCTTTGAAATACATTTTCAAGGTGATAGAAATATTAAGAAACTTAACTAAAATTGGCTTGGCAAGGTCTGACTATCTC from Caldicellulosiruptor kronotskyensis 2002 encodes the following:
- a CDS encoding GNAT family N-acetyltransferase, whose translation is MSYIRLAKIEDVAIMSRIHALTWKEAYKGLIPQEYLNEISEDKWIKPFTDALSNKLHEAAIINNGETDTGCVCFGKSRDGEAGYGEIISIYVLPAYWSTKQGYELMNFALNRLKKQNFDYCHLWVLEGNTRALNFYERYGFRSDNKVRIINIAGVNLRELRYSIKL
- a CDS encoding ferritin-like domain-containing protein → MSKKIENILKFGMKMEKNAQDFYSFYANSLQDETLKKLFEEFVKIEQEHYKYLENILKSLGSQEPPISISWVVDDQNKMVDPHILVDNSKILETDFSDLTILRLAYLIESDFAAFYKHAAEKVEDGNVKGLLLHLAKWEEEHEKFFKDRYHSLMKKEWEEIDLF
- a CDS encoding aspartate ammonia-lyase, with the protein product MSRIEKDFLGSIELSDIELYGIHTKRAFANFNVSGKSVDKDLIKAFVMVKKACAIANYEVGLLDEKIKDAIVFACDEILAGKYDDQFIVDRFQGGAGTSTNMNVNEVIANVALTHIGRKPGEYDIIHPINHVNMSQSTNDVYPTALRIATIWNVRELSEECAELQKSLQKKEHEFEDVIKAGRTQLQDALPVTLGQEFGAYAQAISRDRWRLYKVEERLRVVNLGATAVGTGVNAPLKYIFKVIEILRNLTKIGLARSDYLMDATQNADVFVECSGLLKALAVNLSKIANDLRLLSSGPNTGLNEINMPAVQAGSSIMPGKVNPVIPELINTVAFQVMANDFAITLAAQAGQLELNAFLPLIANNLLESLKILKNGIKIFRQQCIDGITANKEKCLEYAKKTPAIAASLIDRIGYDKAAEIAKKAILENKQIIDVVKELNIMDEKEAQELLNPFEFIKFKE